The following are encoded together in the Streptomyces sp. NBC_00341 genome:
- a CDS encoding adenosylhomocysteinase, giving the protein MESFERARLDAYFTKIAAHFLPRERTTAFLITHLLAERPSFVRAVASLSDVRAVLPKPKSIDAAARRDVERSVSVDALSRDLFNDPDTALDYIESRAGGERTVLLDVGGYFAPVLAHLHERFSGEITGVVEDTENGHRRYAALEKLPCPVVSVARSPLKDPEDYLVGQSVVFSTEAVMRGRGDILHGRPSLVIGFGKLGSSIARLLQAKGVHVTVFDIDPVRRTQALSQGFAVARDREAALTGAGLVLCATGAVSLRGEDFGHLRNGAYVATVTSSEDELELDSLPEVYTRTAVGDHVTRYRTTGHYFYLANGGNAVNFLHGASVGPFIFLVQAEILAAIRLLTDQHLAPGLHEIPAYDRAAIATTWLSYFNR; this is encoded by the coding sequence ATGGAGTCCTTCGAGCGCGCAAGGCTGGACGCCTACTTCACGAAGATCGCCGCTCATTTCCTGCCCCGGGAACGCACTACTGCCTTCCTGATCACCCACCTCTTGGCCGAACGCCCCAGCTTCGTCCGCGCGGTGGCGTCCCTCAGCGATGTACGCGCCGTACTACCCAAGCCCAAGTCGATCGACGCGGCAGCGCGGCGTGACGTCGAGCGGTCCGTCAGCGTCGACGCCCTCTCGCGCGACCTCTTCAACGACCCCGACACCGCGCTCGACTACATCGAGTCCCGTGCTGGGGGTGAGCGCACGGTTCTGCTGGATGTCGGCGGCTACTTCGCACCCGTTCTCGCGCACCTCCACGAGCGGTTCTCCGGAGAGATCACCGGTGTCGTCGAGGACACCGAGAACGGACACCGCCGGTATGCCGCGCTGGAGAAACTCCCCTGCCCGGTCGTCTCGGTAGCCCGCTCACCGCTGAAGGACCCCGAGGACTACCTCGTCGGTCAGTCGGTCGTCTTCTCCACGGAGGCGGTGATGCGCGGCCGGGGCGACATCCTCCACGGCCGACCCTCGCTGGTCATCGGGTTCGGCAAGCTGGGCAGTTCCATCGCGCGGCTGCTCCAGGCGAAGGGCGTGCACGTGACCGTCTTCGACATCGATCCCGTACGACGCACACAGGCGCTCTCCCAGGGCTTCGCCGTCGCGCGGGACCGCGAGGCCGCCCTGACTGGAGCCGGCCTCGTCCTTTGCGCAACCGGTGCGGTCTCATTACGCGGGGAGGACTTCGGGCACCTTCGCAACGGGGCCTACGTAGCCACCGTGACGAGCAGCGAAGACGAACTGGAACTTGATTCCCTGCCGGAGGTCTACACACGGACAGCCGTCGGCGACCACGTCACCCGCTACCGGACCACCGGCCATTACTTCTATCTGGCGAACGGCGGGAACGCGGTCAACTTCCTGCACGGCGCCAGCGTTGGACCGTTCATCTTCCTCGTTCAAGCGGAGATCCTCGCGGCGATCAGACTGCTCACCGACCAGCACCTCGCTCCTGGACTCCACGAGATCCCCGCATACGACCGCGCCGCGATCGCGACGACCTGGCTCTCCTACTTCAACAGGTGA
- a CDS encoding WbqC family protein, producing MAPPRLTPSAPRRWREPAAPSISPISSPGSPRWRSCIRQTAGSCSTTCSSPGGTSQHRARLAALEEPAQRQWLTLATHLPHGRQSRINEVLIVDPGLSRKRVDLLLRQYYGRSPYWSTLSSVITPVLELMTVSDRTAVIAEASTRLLLELLGWRGSVVHSSAHPARAGRSQRLADLARAVGADTYLCGTGGARYLCSDPFDEYGIDIALFRAPTGEGVWTGARETSALWALATYGPQHLAGLLRDRSAD from the coding sequence CTGGCTCCTCCGCGACTGACCCCGAGCGCTCCGCGACGCTGGAGAGAACCCGCTGCGCCATCCATCAGCCCAATCTCTTCCCCCGGCTCTCCACGTTGGCGAAGCTGTATTCGGCAGACTGCTGGGTCGTGCTCGACGACGTGCAGTTCGCCCGGCGGGACTTCCCAACACCGGGCCCGTCTCGCGGCACTGGAGGAACCGGCACAGCGGCAGTGGCTCACTCTCGCGACCCACCTGCCGCACGGACGGCAGAGCCGTATCAATGAAGTGCTGATCGTGGACCCGGGGCTCAGCCGCAAAAGAGTGGACCTGCTGCTGCGGCAGTACTACGGCCGGAGCCCGTACTGGTCCACGCTCTCCTCCGTGATCACACCCGTCCTGGAACTCATGACGGTTTCCGACCGCACGGCGGTGATCGCGGAAGCCTCCACCCGGCTGCTGCTCGAACTGCTCGGCTGGCGCGGCTCCGTCGTTCACAGCAGCGCTCACCCCGCACGCGCCGGCCGCTCGCAAAGGCTCGCAGACCTGGCCAGGGCGGTCGGTGCCGACACGTACCTCTGCGGAACCGGTGGCGCTCGCTACTTGTGCTCCGACCCCTTTGACGAGTACGGCATAGACATTGCCCTCTTCCGCGCTCCGACCGGTGAAGGGGTCTGGACAGGGGCGCGGGAGACCAGCGCCCTGTGGGCACTGGCGACGTACGGTCCTCAGCACCTTGCGGGTCTTCTACGCGATCGGTCAGCGGATTGA
- a CDS encoding ATP-binding protein encodes MNETTQLVLLRERFYRRERRSVRAAREFVRAAADDWGYGARADDVLLCVSELATNALVHGVPPGRGYRVRLLLQEAGRLLRMEVHDSGDGTPVAREPAGESGRGLLIVAAYSDGWGVGERSPGKVVWCLFRREV; translated from the coding sequence ATGAACGAGACGACGCAACTCGTGCTCCTGCGCGAGCGGTTCTACCGGCGGGAGCGCCGATCGGTGCGGGCGGCGCGGGAGTTCGTGCGGGCCGCCGCCGATGACTGGGGGTACGGGGCGCGGGCCGACGACGTACTGCTGTGCGTGAGCGAGCTGGCGACCAACGCCCTGGTGCACGGGGTGCCGCCGGGGCGCGGGTACCGGGTGCGGCTGCTGCTCCAGGAGGCGGGGAGGCTGCTGCGGATGGAGGTGCACGACAGCGGTGACGGTACGCCCGTGGCGCGGGAGCCCGCCGGGGAGTCGGGGCGGGGGCTGCTCATCGTCGCGGCGTACTCCGACGGGTGGGGTGTGGGGGAGCGCAGTCCCGGCAAGGTGGTCTGGTGCCTGTTCCGCAGGGAGGTGTGA
- a CDS encoding SigE family RNA polymerase sigma factor: MGDLAGAPVEFDEFARSRQAYLRRSAYLLCGDWHLAEDLTQTALAKLYAVWRRVRMDSPDSYARKVLFRTFVDETRRRRWWERSSVHEYDVAAPAQDPDLRLMLLAALRQVPARGRAVLVLRFWHDQSVEETAAALGCSTGTVKSQTSRGLATLRRVLGDTPLAAQLGSGDGMGRGAGIGYPKAGC; the protein is encoded by the coding sequence ATCGGCGACCTCGCCGGTGCCCCCGTCGAGTTCGACGAGTTCGCGCGCAGCCGGCAGGCCTACCTGCGGCGCTCGGCGTATCTGCTGTGCGGTGACTGGCATCTCGCCGAGGACCTGACGCAGACGGCGCTGGCGAAGCTGTACGCCGTGTGGCGCCGGGTGCGGATGGACTCGCCCGACAGCTACGCCCGCAAGGTGCTGTTCCGGACGTTCGTGGACGAGACCCGCCGGCGGCGTTGGTGGGAGCGCTCCAGTGTTCACGAGTACGACGTGGCGGCCCCGGCGCAGGATCCGGACCTGCGGCTGATGCTGCTGGCCGCGCTGCGGCAGGTGCCGGCGCGCGGCCGGGCGGTGCTCGTGCTGCGGTTCTGGCACGACCAGAGCGTGGAGGAGACCGCGGCGGCGTTGGGGTGCAGCACCGGCACCGTGAAGAGCCAGACCTCCCGGGGGCTGGCCACGCTGCGCCGCGTCCTGGGCGACACACCGCTCGCGGCGCAGCTCGGGAGCGGCGACGGCATGGGCAGAGGCGCGGGAATTGGCTATCCGAAGGCGGGGTGCTGA
- a CDS encoding DUF4232 domain-containing protein has protein sequence MRSNRIRTTVIAATALLAALSLTACGGDDGGTSDNGKSGASAPAANSSAKQSQSPDAASQKDGTDADAAADGKTGGTSNGTSNGTSNPDADAAKAGKTDKGSTGSTDQAGSSSKGKSDACTGGNTKTSVSKVTRPINHLLLTVTNTGGTTCNAYYAPKLRFDDAQAVFQILEDSKPQAVVTLNPGESAYASIGLTGEPGAGPAPRKATHLQVNFAGRSNVGSVGSPAQLNLPADTVWDDNGFVTYWQTEMSDALQY, from the coding sequence ATGCGCAGCAACCGCATCCGCACCACTGTCATCGCCGCCACCGCCCTCCTGGCCGCCCTCTCGCTCACCGCTTGCGGCGGCGACGACGGCGGCACGAGCGACAACGGCAAGTCGGGAGCATCCGCCCCGGCGGCGAACAGCAGCGCGAAGCAGTCCCAGTCCCCCGACGCCGCGTCGCAGAAGGACGGCACCGACGCCGACGCCGCCGCCGACGGCAAGACGGGCGGCACGTCGAACGGCACGTCCAACGGCACGTCGAACCCCGACGCGGACGCCGCCAAGGCCGGGAAGACCGACAAGGGCTCCACCGGCTCCACGGACCAGGCGGGCAGCAGCTCCAAGGGCAAGTCGGACGCCTGCACCGGCGGCAACACCAAGACCAGCGTCAGCAAGGTGACCCGCCCCATCAACCACCTGCTGCTCACCGTGACCAACACGGGCGGCACCACCTGCAACGCCTACTACGCACCCAAGCTCCGCTTCGACGACGCACAGGCCGTCTTCCAGATCCTGGAGGACAGCAAGCCGCAGGCCGTCGTGACGCTCAACCCGGGCGAGTCCGCCTACGCCTCCATCGGCCTGACCGGCGAGCCCGGCGCCGGCCCCGCCCCGCGCAAGGCCACCCACCTCCAGGTCAACTTCGCCGGCCGCAGCAACGTGGGCTCCGTCGGCAGCCCGGCCCAGCTGAACCTCCCGGCCGACACCGTCTGGGACGACAACGGCTTCGTCACCTACTGGCAGACCGAGATGTCCGACGCCCTCCAGTACTGA
- a CDS encoding helix-turn-helix domain-containing protein, producing the protein MKLVGALVAQFRRTAGLTQRQLADRSNTQPETIASIEQGRRALLPPLACVLDDILETKGALGTALEYMPEVDLIPAWAEEYMDLERMALALSFFANQVLPGLLQTESYARAVFGSRVPAFSPEEIDAHISNRLERQEIMRRKLPPTTSFIISEAIVRAPLGGAAVHEETLRHLRACADLPGITLQIMPLDRATHAALDGPFVLLETPDYQHLAYTETQRGSQLISDPDEVSILGQKYAMLRTQALNTEETKDLLDRLLGEL; encoded by the coding sequence ATGAAGCTCGTAGGAGCACTGGTCGCCCAGTTCCGCAGAACGGCAGGGCTGACGCAACGCCAACTGGCCGACCGCTCCAACACCCAGCCGGAAACCATCGCCTCCATCGAACAGGGCCGCCGCGCCCTTCTCCCGCCACTGGCCTGCGTCCTGGACGACATCCTGGAGACGAAGGGAGCGCTGGGCACGGCCCTGGAGTACATGCCGGAGGTCGACCTGATCCCGGCGTGGGCCGAGGAGTACATGGACCTGGAACGGATGGCGCTGGCGCTGTCGTTCTTCGCGAATCAGGTGCTGCCCGGCCTGTTGCAGACGGAGTCGTACGCACGGGCCGTCTTCGGCAGCCGCGTTCCCGCGTTCAGCCCGGAGGAGATCGACGCCCACATCAGCAACCGACTGGAGCGTCAGGAGATCATGCGGCGCAAACTCCCGCCCACCACGAGCTTCATCATCTCCGAGGCGATCGTGCGGGCACCCTTGGGCGGCGCCGCCGTGCATGAGGAGACCCTCCGTCACCTGCGCGCATGTGCCGATCTCCCAGGAATCACGCTCCAGATCATGCCGCTGGACCGAGCCACCCACGCGGCTCTGGACGGCCCGTTCGTCCTGCTGGAAACACCGGACTACCAGCACCTCGCCTACACCGAGACACAGCGCGGCAGCCAGCTCATCTCCGACCCCGACGAGGTCAGTATCCTCGGGCAGAAATATGCGATGCTGCGAACGCAGGCCCTCAACACCGAGGAAACGAAGGACCTGCTGGACCGGCTGCTAGGAGAGTTATGA
- a CDS encoding lysostaphin resistance A-like protein produces the protein MDAAEAEKQVGRRFTWPWFLVAVVVYLGIIQGLGQLIGVDTSSSDSRFPTTESLVRNALIPIGASIVFVAALVTWLGWWGEVLRYRVPVRRWVRWVPISMLLATLVAMNYGHLGDQSGSLVVCLLLLGLFVGVGEELMFRGVGVHVFKRAGFTEGKVALWSSVIFGLAHVSNAIGQGAQAIIQALVVCTSGYFFYLCLRVSGVILLPMLVHGLWDTSLFSSMIGAEPVVYPGAILIIVLQVALIVVLVVRRRAVNPTRTPTSPA, from the coding sequence GTGGACGCAGCCGAGGCGGAGAAGCAGGTCGGACGCAGATTCACGTGGCCGTGGTTCCTGGTGGCGGTGGTTGTCTACCTGGGGATCATCCAGGGACTCGGACAGCTGATCGGCGTGGACACCTCGTCCTCCGACAGCCGGTTCCCGACCACCGAGTCGCTCGTCCGCAACGCGCTGATCCCGATCGGCGCCTCGATCGTGTTCGTGGCCGCACTGGTGACCTGGCTCGGCTGGTGGGGCGAGGTGCTGCGCTACCGCGTGCCCGTGCGGCGGTGGGTGCGCTGGGTGCCGATCTCCATGCTGCTCGCCACCCTTGTCGCCATGAACTACGGCCACCTCGGGGACCAGAGCGGCTCCCTGGTCGTATGCCTCCTGCTGCTCGGACTGTTCGTCGGTGTGGGCGAGGAGCTGATGTTCCGGGGCGTCGGTGTCCACGTGTTCAAGCGCGCCGGATTCACCGAAGGCAAGGTCGCCCTCTGGTCATCCGTGATCTTCGGCCTGGCTCACGTCAGCAACGCCATCGGCCAGGGCGCCCAGGCGATCATCCAGGCCCTGGTCGTCTGCACCTCGGGCTACTTCTTCTACCTGTGCCTGCGCGTGAGCGGCGTGATCCTCCTGCCCATGCTCGTCCACGGACTGTGGGACACCAGCCTGTTCTCCAGCATGATCGGCGCCGAGCCCGTGGTGTACCCCGGCGCCATCCTCATCATCGTGCTCCAGGTGGCCCTGATCGTCGTACTCGTCGTCCGCCGTCGCGCCGTCAATCCCACCAGAACGCCCACGTCTCCTGCTTGA
- a CDS encoding DUF4253 domain-containing protein → MATLPNPLRSPAAAGLELPPGRLVDDTVGGTWTEPLLWYGDESASPGSWAAMRASGRPVGLLPVLIDGGMRTQWPERWDLAPARTTYAGDHDAEDVLSESWEAYAEDELNDAPADWPGLAPVPAEAGPDTPDGLAAEIADQLTGMDFSPAGMRAGLVPARRSADIPAAIGWSGPLNHENDVARLCAVLRSWEDRFGARVVVLGFDTMIVSVSRPPTTPAEAEALAAEHFAFCPDNIQQSTLNSLQAYAEKALLKQETWAFWWD, encoded by the coding sequence ATGGCGACGCTTCCGAATCCTCTGCGCTCCCCGGCCGCTGCCGGGCTCGAACTCCCGCCCGGCAGACTCGTGGACGACACGGTCGGCGGCACGTGGACCGAACCCCTGCTCTGGTACGGGGACGAGTCCGCGTCTCCTGGATCGTGGGCGGCGATGCGTGCGTCGGGGCGGCCCGTCGGACTGCTGCCGGTACTGATCGACGGCGGGATGCGCACCCAGTGGCCCGAGCGCTGGGACCTCGCCCCGGCCCGGACGACGTACGCCGGGGATCATGACGCCGAGGACGTACTGAGCGAGTCGTGGGAGGCCTACGCAGAGGACGAGCTGAACGACGCACCGGCCGACTGGCCGGGCCTGGCTCCCGTGCCGGCCGAGGCAGGCCCCGACACCCCGGACGGCCTGGCGGCCGAGATCGCGGACCAGCTGACCGGGATGGACTTCTCACCGGCCGGAATGCGGGCGGGGCTGGTGCCCGCGCGGCGCAGCGCGGACATACCGGCGGCGATCGGCTGGTCGGGACCGCTCAACCACGAGAACGACGTGGCCCGGCTCTGCGCGGTCCTGCGCTCCTGGGAGGACCGCTTCGGGGCCCGGGTCGTGGTGCTCGGCTTCGACACGATGATCGTCTCCGTGAGCCGCCCGCCGACCACACCCGCGGAGGCCGAGGCACTGGCGGCCGAACACTTCGCGTTCTGCCCGGACAACATCCAGCAGTCGACGCTCAACAGTCTTCAGGCATACGCGGAGAAGGCCCTGCTCAAGCAGGAGACGTGGGCGTTCTGGTGGGACTGA
- a CDS encoding DNA-binding transcriptional regulator, which produces MATVHHWTGLEARALRLALRMSVRTFAAHLGVGTRTISKWEKLLSSTAPRQDTQAILDTALARAEAAVHLRFETNLSEAGKPGASSVRRVTVSGPHAWEYETWADDLERAAVCLSRQDFSFAGALLGRWLRCTPRELDEKGQYLYARTLTLAGDRRRLEGSTQDLLTATSLYLDAHSMFIELGIPRRAAQIQLTLAVVAEMSGRLSAAASRYEALTSDERLSARDRARARLWIGTALAKQGHAAPAIALMRSAAENFHDLAEPEEWAVSQQKLALAHRGVGDLTRALCFMDTARSVGRPHSPLEHVQIDTAQAHILLSDPATADEGRAILAGAAHMAGKHGLKHQLRSIETIRDTEEYAWPRSTTPTGTTPARYGTSTH; this is translated from the coding sequence GTGGCGACCGTGCACCACTGGACCGGCCTGGAAGCCAGAGCACTGCGTCTTGCCCTCCGGATGAGTGTCCGGACCTTCGCGGCTCATCTCGGCGTAGGCACCCGGACGATCTCGAAGTGGGAGAAGCTCCTCTCCTCCACCGCGCCGAGGCAAGATACCCAGGCCATCCTGGACACTGCGCTGGCCCGTGCGGAGGCCGCCGTGCACCTTCGCTTCGAGACCAACCTCTCCGAGGCCGGAAAACCTGGTGCCAGTTCCGTCCGGCGGGTCACCGTCAGCGGCCCCCATGCCTGGGAATACGAGACTTGGGCCGACGACCTGGAACGAGCGGCAGTCTGCCTGAGCCGCCAGGACTTCAGTTTCGCCGGAGCCCTCCTTGGCCGATGGCTGCGGTGTACTCCCCGAGAGCTCGACGAGAAAGGGCAGTATCTCTACGCGCGGACCCTGACGCTGGCCGGGGACAGGCGGCGCCTGGAAGGCAGCACGCAGGATCTGCTCACTGCGACATCCCTGTATCTGGACGCGCACAGCATGTTCATCGAACTCGGTATTCCGCGCCGGGCGGCTCAGATTCAGTTGACGCTCGCCGTGGTCGCGGAGATGTCAGGACGGCTTTCGGCCGCTGCCTCCCGGTATGAGGCACTCACCAGCGACGAGCGGTTGAGTGCCCGCGATCGTGCGCGGGCCCGGCTCTGGATCGGTACGGCACTGGCCAAGCAGGGACATGCCGCGCCTGCGATCGCCCTCATGCGGTCGGCCGCAGAAAACTTTCACGACCTCGCGGAACCCGAGGAGTGGGCAGTGTCGCAGCAGAAGCTGGCTCTGGCCCACCGGGGCGTCGGCGACCTCACCCGTGCCCTGTGTTTCATGGACACAGCGCGCTCGGTCGGCCGTCCCCACTCACCTTTGGAGCACGTCCAAATTGACACTGCGCAGGCGCACATTCTGCTCTCCGACCCCGCCACCGCCGACGAAGGGCGGGCGATCCTGGCCGGGGCCGCCCATATGGCTGGGAAGCATGGGCTCAAGCACCAGTTGCGCAGCATCGAAACCATCCGCGACACCGAGGAGTACGCATGGCCCCGATCAACGACGCCGACCGGGACGACGCCCGCACGCTATGGGACTTCAACACATTGA
- a CDS encoding NUDIX hydrolase, which translates to MPISKDHIRTTLNSYLRVHPEEKLGLSPVLALLDMDADLTSRKEFRAHATAGAVLVDPDARVLHIHHLALDKWLLPGGHLEPEDTDLHAAALRELCEETGISSMSVTLADPTPIDIDVHPIPANDAKGEPDHQHVDFRFLFRTESADISTLQTEEVTDAAWLGVDTITSRKLGRRLMNALR; encoded by the coding sequence ATGCCCATCAGCAAGGACCACATCCGCACGACCCTGAACAGCTACCTCAGAGTCCACCCCGAGGAGAAGCTCGGTCTGAGTCCGGTGCTCGCCCTCCTGGACATGGACGCAGACCTCACCTCCCGCAAGGAATTCCGCGCCCACGCCACCGCGGGCGCGGTCCTCGTCGACCCTGACGCCCGTGTCCTCCACATTCACCACTTGGCGCTCGACAAGTGGCTCCTGCCCGGAGGCCATCTGGAGCCGGAGGACACCGACCTCCATGCGGCCGCCCTCCGTGAGCTGTGCGAGGAGACCGGTATCTCCTCGATGTCGGTGACCCTGGCGGACCCCACCCCGATCGACATCGACGTGCACCCCATCCCGGCAAACGACGCCAAAGGAGAGCCCGACCACCAGCACGTCGACTTCCGCTTCCTCTTCCGCACGGAGAGCGCTGACATCAGCACGCTCCAAACCGAGGAGGTCACGGATGCGGCGTGGCTGGGAGTGGACACCATCACGTCGCGGAAACTGGGCCGCAGACTGATGAACGCACTGCGCTGA
- a CDS encoding DUF397 domain-containing protein, with protein MSTAYTWFKSSYSGSEGGECLEVAYDWRKSSYSSEQGGACVEVAAHPLAVHVRDSKNPEGPALTVAPTSWAAFTEHAGS; from the coding sequence ATGAGCACCGCATACACGTGGTTCAAGTCCAGCTACAGCGGCAGCGAGGGCGGCGAATGCCTCGAAGTAGCCTACGACTGGCGGAAATCCAGCTACAGCAGCGAACAGGGCGGAGCCTGCGTCGAGGTAGCCGCACACCCCCTCGCCGTACACGTCCGCGACTCCAAGAACCCCGAGGGCCCCGCGCTCACCGTCGCGCCCACCAGCTGGGCGGCGTTCACCGAGCACGCAGGGAGCTGA
- a CDS encoding helix-turn-helix domain-containing protein, with protein MATPEAEDFAALLKELKDRSGRSYGVLAAKLHVSTSTLHRYCNGDAIPNEYGSVERLARLCGATADELVELHRRWIVAEAARRRGKQEGGAAAVAAPSPVPAPAPVPAPVPAPAVEAEAEAEPEPEPDVDQAPGPAPVPPASELEREHLVEPAASGNRWRRASARTRVLLAVAAVVALTVPTAVVANQLAGSSEDAAVGAAPGATGHGGDDKKADTVSGASESASASPSPSRKPSPSATTGSATPSAGASKTASPPAGSEPKTATGRPPTVTISSYNWEEPCGQYYLLDEPAANVPPPPVPQDTRGWARALGGVDGGQMRLELTVQGTSEQAVVLKDLNVRVLNRSAPLKRSAFSMGEGCGSGIEPQSFDVGLDNSRPTLTPVAGQQGDKKVPAKDFPFRVSSNDVEVFDLDAHVEGHDVTWYLELEWSSGGQTGTLRIDDGGQPFRTSSIAGRPEYLYNRQNSKWEAAP; from the coding sequence GTGGCGACGCCGGAGGCCGAGGATTTCGCGGCCCTGCTCAAGGAACTGAAGGACCGTTCGGGACGTAGTTACGGGGTGCTCGCCGCGAAACTGCACGTCAGCACGTCGACGCTCCATCGGTACTGCAACGGGGACGCGATCCCCAACGAGTACGGGTCTGTGGAGCGGCTGGCCCGGCTGTGCGGGGCGACGGCGGACGAACTCGTGGAACTGCACCGGCGGTGGATCGTCGCGGAGGCGGCACGGCGACGCGGAAAGCAGGAGGGCGGGGCGGCTGCGGTGGCTGCGCCTTCGCCTGTTCCGGCTCCGGCCCCTGTTCCGGCTCCTGTTCCGGCTCCGGCTGTTGAGGCCGAGGCTGAGGCCGAGCCCGAGCCCGAGCCCGATGTGGATCAGGCGCCTGGACCCGCGCCCGTACCGCCGGCCTCCGAGCTGGAACGTGAGCATCTGGTCGAGCCCGCCGCCTCCGGCAACCGGTGGCGGCGCGCGTCCGCCCGTACGCGGGTGCTGCTCGCGGTGGCGGCCGTCGTCGCGCTCACCGTGCCCACCGCCGTCGTCGCCAACCAGCTCGCCGGGTCGAGCGAGGACGCCGCCGTGGGCGCTGCCCCGGGAGCGACGGGCCACGGGGGCGACGACAAGAAGGCGGACACCGTGTCCGGCGCTTCGGAGAGCGCCTCCGCCTCACCCAGCCCGTCGCGGAAGCCGAGTCCTTCGGCGACCACCGGGTCCGCCACACCGTCCGCGGGCGCGTCCAAGACCGCCTCGCCCCCGGCGGGGAGCGAGCCGAAGACCGCCACCGGCAGGCCGCCGACCGTCACCATCAGCTCGTACAACTGGGAAGAGCCCTGCGGGCAGTACTACCTGCTGGACGAGCCCGCAGCCAACGTGCCGCCGCCGCCCGTACCGCAGGACACCCGTGGCTGGGCCCGCGCTCTGGGCGGGGTGGACGGCGGTCAGATGAGGCTCGAACTCACCGTGCAGGGCACCTCGGAGCAGGCGGTCGTCCTGAAGGACCTGAACGTACGGGTGCTGAACCGCAGCGCGCCCCTGAAGCGGTCCGCGTTCTCGATGGGCGAGGGCTGCGGGAGCGGGATCGAGCCGCAGTCCTTCGACGTCGGCCTGGACAACAGCCGTCCCACGCTCACCCCCGTGGCGGGGCAGCAGGGCGACAAGAAGGTCCCGGCGAAGGACTTCCCGTTCCGCGTCTCCTCCAACGACGTGGAGGTCTTCGACCTGGACGCGCACGTCGAGGGCCACGACGTCACCTGGTACCTGGAACTGGAGTGGAGCAGCGGCGGCCAGACGGGCACCCTGCGCATCGACGACGGCGGCCAGCCGTTCCGTACGAGCAGCATCGCGGGACGGCCGGAGTACCTCTACAACAGGCAGAACTCCAAGTGGGAGGCCGCCCCCTGA
- a CDS encoding YdcF family protein has product MAPINDADRDDARTLWDFNTLNQRARPVSAAVALGGCDIGVVTAVATLYRARLFPTVVFTGAVTEATLGRFPRGEAVHFREEALALGVPDEAILLEPRATNTGQNITFARAVLEEAGKHVDSVLLVCMPYMQRRAYATCRRQWPEVEVVCVSETVSFDEYAKYQEDEAGFVAMMVGDTQRVMEYPRRGFAIEQEVPERVHDAFERLSKRGYDAWLLRD; this is encoded by the coding sequence ATGGCCCCGATCAACGACGCCGACCGGGACGACGCCCGCACGCTATGGGACTTCAACACATTGAACCAGCGAGCCCGTCCTGTCTCCGCCGCCGTCGCCCTGGGCGGCTGCGACATCGGGGTCGTCACTGCGGTGGCCACGCTCTATCGTGCGCGCCTCTTCCCGACGGTGGTCTTCACCGGGGCCGTGACAGAAGCCACGTTGGGACGCTTCCCCCGGGGCGAAGCCGTCCACTTCCGAGAAGAAGCGCTCGCCCTCGGCGTGCCGGATGAGGCGATCCTCCTGGAGCCGCGCGCGACCAACACCGGGCAGAACATCACTTTTGCCCGCGCTGTGCTGGAGGAGGCCGGGAAGCACGTGGACTCGGTGTTGCTGGTCTGCATGCCCTACATGCAGCGCCGGGCGTACGCCACGTGTCGCAGGCAGTGGCCGGAGGTGGAGGTCGTCTGCGTATCCGAGACGGTGTCTTTCGACGAGTACGCCAAGTACCAGGAGGACGAGGCGGGGTTCGTCGCCATGATGGTGGGTGACACGCAACGCGTCATGGAGTACCCGCGACGGGGCTTCGCGATCGAGCAGGAGGTGCCGGAGCGTGTGCACGACGCCTTCGAGCGACTGTCAAAGCGCGGCTACGACGCCTGGCTCCTCCGCGACTGA